From Mobula hypostoma chromosome 8, sMobHyp1.1, whole genome shotgun sequence, the proteins below share one genomic window:
- the zfp36l2 gene encoding mRNA decay activator protein ZFP36L2 encodes MSTTLLSAFYDINDFLCNKNEKSLNNYNNFNSMLDKKAVGTPVTSFAPGFLRRHSTSNLQALANSSSSKYPSSSFPNIKESNNTAMLNKENKFRDRSFSESAERLHQQQHPPLSPLHLVQQQQQQKQPGGGGGQVNSTRYKTELCRPFEESGTCKYGDKCQFAHGMHELRSLTRHPKYKTELCRTFHTIGFCPYGPRCHFIHNAEERRQAPTNNNAVNSFHHQQQQHHSRPKLHHSLSFSGFPSASSGLESPLLESPTSRTPPPPCSSSSSAAASSFVFCDELLSPTLPACANNAFTFSSQELSSLLTPLAIQTQQLPGGGGGTGVYSQQQSANGCPPSPPYLLSHVQSCLRRLADSPVFDAPPSPPDSLSDRESYLSGSLSSGSLSGSESPSMDPGRRLPIFSRLSISED; translated from the exons ATGTCTACAACGCTTCTATCTGCCTTCTACGATATCAACGATTTCTTGTGCAACAAG AACGAAAAATCCCTGAATAACTACAACAACTTCAATAGCATGCTGGATAAAAAGGCAGTGGGGACCCCTGTAACAAGTTTTGCACCGGGATTTCTAAGACGGCACTCGACCAGCAACTTGCAAGCGCTGGCTAATAGCTCGTCCAGCAAGTATCCCAGTTCATCTTTCCCTAACATCAAGGAATCGAACAACACGGCCATGCTGAACAAAGAGAACAAGTTCCGTGATCGCTCGTTCAGCGAGAGCGCGGAGCGGCTTCACCAACAGCAACATCCACCCCTCAGTCCGCTCCACCTCGTCcagcagcagcaacagcagaAGCAGCCAGGCGGCGGCGGCGGGCAGGTCAACTCGACCCGCTACAAGACGGAGCTGTGCCGGCCTTTCGAGGAGAGCGGAACCTGCAAGTACGGTGACAAGTGCCAGTTCGCGCACGGCATGCACGAATTGCGAAGCCTGACCCGCCACCCCAAATACAAGACGGAGTTGTGCCGCACATTCCACACCATCGGCTTCTGCCCCTACGGCCCCCGGTGCCACTTCATCCACAACGCCGAGGAGAGGAGGCAGGCGCCGACCAACAACAACGCCGTCAACTCTTTCCACCACCAGCAACAGCAGCACCATTCACGACcgaagctgcatcacagccttagTTTCTCGGGCTTCCCCAGCGCCTCCAGCGGACTTGAGTCGCCGCTGCTGGAGAGCCCGACCTCCCGCACGCCCCCTCCtccctgctcctcctcctcctccgccGCCGCCTCCTCGTTTGTATTCTGCGACGAGTTGCTGTCGCCCACACTGCCAGCCTGCGCCAACAACGCCTTCACTTTCTCCAGCCAAGAGCTGAGTAGCCTGCTCACCCCGCTCGCCATCCAGACCCAGCAGCTGCCTGGCGGTGGGGGCGGCACCGGGGTTTACAGCCAACAGCAGTCCGCCAACGGGTGCCCGCCCTCCCCCCCTTACCTCCTGAGCCATGTGCAGTCATGCCTGCGGCGACTGGCCGATTCCCCGGTGTTCGATGCCCCGCCGAGCCCACCGGACTCCCTGTCCGACCGGGAGAGCTACCTGAGCGGCTCACTAAGCTCCGGGAGTCTGAGCGGCTCAGAATCCCCCAGCATGGACCCGGGCAGGCGCCTGCCCATTTTCAGCAGGCTTTCCATCTCCGAAGATTAA